A region of Maridesulfovibrio sp. DNA encodes the following proteins:
- the rpmI gene encoding 50S ribosomal protein L35, which yields MPKMKTRRGAAKRFTKTGSGKFKRRKQGLRHILTKKNAKRKSRLGQSATVDSANIGQVKRMLPYA from the coding sequence ATGCCTAAAATGAAAACCAGAAGAGGCGCCGCAAAGCGTTTCACTAAGACCGGCAGCGGTAAATTCAAACGCCGTAAGCAGGGTCTGCGTCACATCCTGACCAAGAAGAATGCGAAGCGTAAGAGCAGACTCGGCCAGAGCGCAACTGTTGACAGTGCGAACATCGGTCAGGTCAAACGCATGCTTCCCTACGCTTAA
- the thrS gene encoding threonine--tRNA ligase, with protein sequence MQVAGKELEVQQGALCGEVLKEALSKKQFKNVVVAKCGDTLLDLTTTVPADCTDLEPVMADSEEGLEVIRHSTAHLMAEAVKKLFPTAKVTIGPSIASGFYYDFDYERPFTPEDLEAIEAEMLRRVGADEEFSREVLSSADALEKFEKMGEDYKVELINDLGEETVSVYTNGEFADLCRGPHVARTGMLKAFKLLSVAGAYWRGDEHRQQLQRIYGTAFPDPKSLKKHLAQLEEAKKRDHRKLGTQLDLFSVNPDVGAGMTIWHPKGALIRAILEDFERKEHLKRGYQFVQGPLILKRELWEKSGHYDNYRENMYFTEIDEQSYGIKPMNCLSHMLVFKSRLRSYRDLPQRYFEHGVVHRHEKSGVLHGLLRVRTFTQDDAHLICRPDQLRDEIIGVAKFVGDVMGLFGFEYEAEVSTKPEKAIGSDEDWDRATEALEGALKEMGMEYSINEGDGAFYGPKIDIIIKDALERRWQCATIQCDFTLPERFDLSYVGEDGERHRPVMLHRVILGSIERFIGVLLEHTGGALPAWLSPVQAKILTVTDSQNEFARKVLQFLQEKGIRAEVDDRNEKLGYKVREAQLEKIPFMLVVGDKEVAAESVNVRARDGEDPGLKSLEDAAELISTAINEPFKRGGMSYSFS encoded by the coding sequence ATGCAAGTTGCAGGTAAAGAACTTGAGGTTCAGCAGGGTGCGCTTTGCGGCGAGGTTCTCAAAGAGGCCTTGTCCAAAAAGCAGTTCAAGAACGTTGTAGTTGCCAAATGCGGCGATACCCTTCTTGATCTTACCACCACCGTGCCTGCCGACTGTACCGACCTTGAGCCGGTAATGGCTGATTCCGAAGAAGGTCTGGAAGTAATCCGCCACTCCACTGCACACCTTATGGCTGAAGCAGTGAAGAAACTCTTCCCAACAGCCAAAGTAACTATCGGCCCCTCAATCGCAAGTGGTTTTTACTACGATTTCGACTACGAACGCCCCTTTACCCCTGAGGATCTGGAAGCAATCGAAGCCGAAATGCTGCGCCGAGTTGGTGCCGACGAAGAATTTAGCCGCGAAGTGCTTTCCAGTGCTGATGCATTGGAAAAATTCGAGAAAATGGGTGAGGATTACAAGGTAGAACTCATCAACGATCTTGGCGAAGAAACTGTTTCCGTATACACCAACGGTGAATTTGCAGACCTCTGCCGCGGCCCCCACGTGGCCCGCACCGGCATGCTCAAGGCTTTCAAACTGCTCTCCGTTGCCGGAGCGTACTGGAGAGGCGATGAACACCGTCAGCAGTTGCAGCGTATCTACGGAACAGCTTTTCCCGATCCCAAGTCCCTGAAAAAGCATCTGGCCCAGCTTGAAGAAGCCAAAAAACGCGACCATCGTAAATTGGGAACCCAGTTGGATCTCTTTTCCGTAAACCCCGATGTGGGTGCGGGCATGACCATCTGGCATCCCAAAGGTGCGCTTATCCGAGCTATCCTTGAAGACTTCGAACGCAAGGAACACCTCAAGCGCGGCTACCAGTTCGTACAGGGGCCGCTGATTCTCAAGCGTGAGCTTTGGGAAAAATCAGGCCACTACGATAACTATCGCGAAAACATGTATTTCACTGAGATTGATGAGCAGTCCTACGGCATCAAGCCCATGAACTGCCTCTCTCATATGCTGGTATTCAAATCCAGACTGCGCAGCTACCGAGACCTGCCCCAGCGCTATTTTGAGCATGGAGTGGTCCATCGCCACGAGAAATCCGGTGTACTGCACGGCCTGCTTCGTGTGCGTACTTTCACTCAGGATGATGCGCACCTCATCTGCCGCCCGGACCAGCTCCGCGATGAAATCATCGGCGTTGCAAAATTCGTCGGCGATGTGATGGGACTGTTCGGATTTGAATATGAAGCAGAAGTCAGCACCAAGCCCGAAAAGGCCATTGGATCTGACGAAGATTGGGACAGAGCCACCGAAGCACTCGAAGGCGCTCTCAAAGAAATGGGTATGGAATACTCAATTAATGAAGGCGACGGAGCGTTCTACGGACCCAAAATCGACATCATTATCAAAGATGCACTTGAACGTCGCTGGCAATGTGCTACAATCCAGTGTGATTTTACCTTGCCAGAGCGGTTCGACTTAAGCTATGTGGGCGAAGATGGTGAGCGTCACAGACCTGTAATGCTGCACCGGGTTATTCTCGGTTCCATCGAACGCTTTATCGGAGTTCTGCTTGAACACACCGGTGGAGCTCTGCCTGCCTGGCTGTCCCCTGTTCAGGCAAAAATTCTCACAGTCACCGACTCTCAGAATGAATTTGCACGAAAAGTCTTGCAGTTTCTGCAAGAAAAAGGCATTCGTGCCGAGGTTGATGATCGAAATGAGAAACTGGGTTACAAAGTTCGGGAAGCCCAGCTTGAAAAAATCCCGTTCATGTTAGTAGTTGGCGACAAAGAAGTCGCTGCGGAATCGGTCAATGTAAGAGCCCGCGACGGGGAAGACCCCGGACTCAAGTCTCTTGAAGACGCGGCAGAGCTTATTTCGACCGCCATTAACGAACCATTCAAACGCGGAGGCATGAGCTATAGCTTTTCATAG
- a CDS encoding acyl-ACP thioesterase domain-containing protein: protein MGKNSAQINMVVPAYETGPDDRMHCHWLMNHMQQAATVHADSLGIGVNDMAKEGHMWVMTSMRIEIDEMPRREENFTLSTWSRGVKRLRAFREFSGCNESGREIIRASSEWMVLDETTRKPVTINPEYNFYAQDRCVFPEAMKRLRPGTPEKEIRILNVGYSSLDANGHVNNAEYLRWSFDGLRPLGFDQNKVNSIRIAFLSEVFEGNTINLMDCGCEDDGFELIGLNESEGKAAFALKVE, encoded by the coding sequence ATGGGCAAAAATTCAGCACAGATCAATATGGTCGTCCCGGCTTACGAAACAGGCCCGGACGACCGCATGCACTGCCACTGGCTCATGAACCATATGCAGCAGGCAGCCACTGTCCATGCAGATTCACTGGGTATCGGTGTGAACGACATGGCCAAGGAAGGTCATATGTGGGTAATGACCTCCATGCGCATAGAAATTGACGAAATGCCACGCCGTGAAGAAAACTTCACCCTGAGCACATGGTCACGTGGAGTGAAGCGTTTGCGTGCTTTCCGTGAATTTTCCGGCTGCAATGAATCAGGACGTGAAATCATCAGGGCCAGCTCAGAATGGATGGTGCTGGATGAAACAACCCGCAAGCCTGTAACCATAAATCCGGAATACAATTTCTACGCTCAGGATAGATGCGTGTTCCCTGAAGCAATGAAACGACTGCGCCCCGGTACGCCGGAAAAAGAAATCCGGATCTTGAATGTGGGCTACAGCTCCCTTGATGCTAACGGACACGTCAACAATGCCGAATATCTGCGTTGGTCTTTTGACGGGTTGCGTCCATTGGGATTTGACCAGAACAAGGTTAATTCCATACGCATTGCATTTCTTTCAGAAGTGTTCGAAGGCAACACCATAAATTTAATGGATTGTGGATGTGAAGATGATGGCTTTGAGTTGATTGGCTTGAATGAAAGCGAGGGTAAGGCTGCTTTTGCCTTAAAAGTTGAATAA
- a CDS encoding TetR/AcrR family transcriptional regulator yields MNATSKTIETPQQPLRMLILDAARKLFAEHGYAQVSMRKLATTIGYSPTTIYHHFKDKKELFLCLTEETYRDFLHRINSIIALTPPPREALKNILYTLVDMGLENPNAYRVGFMMESDLWKDHDSHFQNNPLGKTMYNRINECVKDCLPKNASNEDILVTANSVVAATHGLTSLLITYPTFEWGPLDKLKRQVIDSAVDAID; encoded by the coding sequence ATGAATGCTACTTCAAAAACAATAGAGACACCGCAGCAACCCCTACGAATGCTGATTCTGGATGCTGCACGCAAACTTTTTGCGGAACATGGATACGCGCAGGTTTCCATGCGCAAGCTGGCGACCACCATCGGCTATTCGCCAACTACCATCTATCATCATTTCAAAGACAAAAAAGAACTCTTCCTCTGCCTTACAGAAGAGACTTACCGGGATTTCCTGCATCGCATCAACAGCATCATCGCTTTGACTCCTCCGCCACGAGAAGCCCTGAAAAACATCCTTTACACCCTTGTAGATATGGGACTCGAAAATCCCAATGCATATCGGGTGGGCTTCATGATGGAAAGCGATCTTTGGAAAGACCACGACTCCCACTTTCAGAATAACCCCCTAGGCAAAACCATGTACAACCGCATCAATGAGTGCGTAAAAGACTGCCTGCCTAAAAATGCTTCAAACGAAGACATTCTGGTTACTGCAAACTCTGTAGTTGCCGCAACCCACGGTCTGACTTCGCTTTTGATCACCTACCCTACGTTTGAGTGGGGGCCACTTGATAAATTAAAAAGGCAGGTAATCGACTCTGCTGTTGACGCCATCGACTGA
- the infC gene encoding translation initiation factor IF-3 codes for MVIDDEGNQLGVLPTREALEIAQDRGLDLVEVAEKADPPVCKIMDYGKFKYQQQKRKQEAKKKQTVVQIKEVKFRPKTDEHDYQTKLKHIRRFLEGGDRCKVTIFFRGREIVHKDRGLAVLERVKEETMDISKMEQAPRSEGRTMNMMLAPIKK; via the coding sequence ATGGTTATTGATGACGAGGGTAACCAACTGGGAGTACTTCCCACACGTGAAGCCCTTGAAATTGCACAGGACCGGGGTCTTGATCTGGTTGAAGTTGCAGAAAAGGCTGACCCGCCTGTTTGCAAGATTATGGACTATGGTAAGTTCAAATATCAGCAGCAGAAACGTAAGCAGGAAGCCAAAAAGAAGCAGACAGTAGTCCAGATCAAGGAAGTCAAGTTTCGCCCCAAAACAGACGAGCACGATTACCAGACAAAGCTCAAGCACATCCGCCGGTTTCTTGAAGGCGGCGACAGGTGCAAAGTCACTATATTTTTCAGGGGCCGAGAAATTGTCCATAAGGACAGAGGGTTGGCTGTTCTGGAGCGAGTCAAAGAAGAGACCATGGATATTTCCAAAATGGAACAGGCTCCAAGGTCCGAAGGCCGCACCATGAACATGATGTTGGCTCCAATCAAAAAATAA
- the shc gene encoding squalene--hopene cyclase — MNKKSAMKMNKKAKNHVVSLLQPKDALNRVIKRFRSLQSPEGYWVFALEADVTIPSEYIMFNRFLGRKIDKGLAERLGNYIRAKQMPDGGWPLHDEDGPINISASVKAYMALKILGDDKNAEHMVRARRTILAKGGAETCNVFTRICLATFGQIPWHCPPAMPIEIVLLPKWFFFHLDKVSYWSRSVIYPLLIIYAKQPVCRLRPEEAVPELFCKPAEDHIHIDKYRDKGWRKNLFILLDRILKRTMHLVPKSINRKAMVFAEKWTREHMAGRGGIGAIFPAMANAVTALSLLGYDESDPDYARGIQAVDDLMVDKFHVPEKSPWEHTVITGGTELSAAPELDISPNHGTAENLEQAMCQPCNSPIWDTCLSLSAMMEAGEDQNSKCTQQSLKWLWDQQIFFRGDWISKAPKLDGGGWAFQFENTFYPDLDDTAMVLMAMCRAGVLEQPEHHENFIKGVNWLIGMQSSNGGWAAFDIDNCAEYLNDIPFADHGALLDPPTSDLTARVIELLGVIGYDKSFRPIKDGIDFLKKEQEDDGSWFGRWGVNYIYGTWSVLCGLRQAGEDMNSSYVCKAVEWLENHQNKDGGWGETCMSYNSQNYAGLGDSTASQTSWALLGLMAAERVHSKAVSRGIRYLLDTQKEDGSWDETLFTGTGFPRVFYLRYHGYSQYFPMWALGVYKRFVADEDTKQIMMRRDTPLDLGRKW; from the coding sequence ATGAACAAAAAAAGCGCCATGAAAATGAACAAAAAGGCTAAAAATCACGTTGTATCGCTACTGCAGCCCAAAGATGCCCTTAACCGGGTAATAAAACGGTTCCGCTCTCTGCAGTCCCCCGAAGGATACTGGGTTTTCGCACTGGAAGCGGATGTTACCATTCCTTCAGAATACATCATGTTCAACAGATTTCTGGGACGAAAAATAGATAAAGGCCTTGCAGAAAGGCTGGGTAACTACATCCGCGCCAAGCAGATGCCCGACGGAGGATGGCCCCTCCATGATGAAGATGGTCCTATAAACATTAGTGCTTCCGTAAAGGCATATATGGCACTCAAAATACTCGGTGATGACAAAAACGCGGAACACATGGTCCGTGCCCGCCGGACAATCCTTGCCAAAGGAGGTGCGGAAACTTGCAACGTCTTCACCCGCATCTGCCTTGCGACCTTCGGCCAAATCCCGTGGCACTGCCCACCGGCCATGCCGATAGAAATCGTACTGCTCCCCAAATGGTTCTTTTTCCATCTGGATAAAGTTTCCTACTGGTCTCGATCAGTTATCTACCCCTTGCTTATCATCTACGCAAAGCAGCCGGTCTGCCGTTTGCGCCCGGAAGAAGCTGTGCCGGAACTTTTCTGCAAGCCTGCGGAAGATCATATTCATATTGATAAATACCGTGACAAAGGCTGGCGCAAGAATCTTTTTATCCTGCTAGACCGCATTCTCAAGCGAACCATGCATCTGGTACCTAAATCAATCAACAGAAAGGCCATGGTATTTGCTGAAAAATGGACCCGTGAACACATGGCCGGACGAGGCGGAATCGGTGCTATCTTCCCGGCAATGGCTAATGCGGTTACAGCCCTGAGCCTGCTTGGCTACGATGAATCTGATCCAGATTACGCCCGCGGCATTCAGGCGGTGGATGATCTTATGGTCGACAAATTCCACGTACCTGAAAAATCCCCATGGGAACACACGGTTATCACCGGAGGAACTGAGCTTTCAGCAGCACCGGAACTGGATATTTCTCCCAATCATGGCACTGCCGAAAACCTTGAACAAGCCATGTGCCAACCCTGCAACTCACCCATTTGGGACACCTGTTTGAGTCTTTCTGCCATGATGGAAGCCGGAGAGGATCAAAACAGCAAATGCACACAGCAGAGCCTGAAATGGCTTTGGGACCAGCAGATATTTTTTCGGGGCGACTGGATTTCCAAAGCTCCTAAGCTTGACGGCGGAGGCTGGGCTTTCCAGTTTGAGAACACTTTCTACCCCGATCTCGATGATACTGCCATGGTACTTATGGCTATGTGCCGTGCCGGAGTTCTGGAGCAGCCGGAACATCATGAAAACTTTATCAAGGGTGTCAACTGGCTGATCGGCATGCAATCCTCAAACGGAGGCTGGGCTGCTTTTGATATCGACAACTGCGCAGAGTACCTGAACGATATCCCCTTTGCGGATCACGGCGCCCTGCTCGACCCGCCCACTTCAGACCTGACAGCCCGTGTCATCGAGTTGCTGGGTGTTATCGGTTATGACAAGAGCTTCCGCCCCATCAAGGACGGCATCGACTTCCTGAAAAAAGAACAGGAAGATGATGGATCATGGTTCGGACGCTGGGGTGTCAACTATATTTACGGAACATGGTCGGTGCTGTGCGGTCTGCGTCAGGCAGGAGAAGACATGAACTCCTCCTACGTCTGCAAAGCTGTGGAGTGGTTGGAAAATCACCAGAACAAGGATGGCGGCTGGGGCGAAACCTGTATGAGCTACAACAGCCAAAATTACGCAGGTCTGGGTGACTCCACCGCTTCTCAGACTTCATGGGCTCTGCTGGGCCTCATGGCAGCTGAACGGGTCCACTCCAAGGCTGTCAGCCGAGGTATCCGCTACCTGCTGGACACCCAGAAGGAAGATGGAAGTTGGGACGAAACCCTCTTCACCGGAACCGGGTTCCCGCGTGTGTTCTACCTGCGTTACCATGGCTACTCCCAGTACTTCCCCATGTGGGCGCTGGGTGTATACAAACGTTTCGTAGCCGACGAAGATACGAAGCAGATCATGATGCGCCGTGACACCCCGCTTGACCTCGGCAGGAAGTGGTAA